In Panicum virgatum strain AP13 chromosome 4N, P.virgatum_v5, whole genome shotgun sequence, a single window of DNA contains:
- the LOC120669329 gene encoding inactive protein RESTRICTED TEV MOVEMENT 2-like, with amino-acid sequence MERASNRAYEEYDPSMEWSRGAKTDSVKIVLPGFKKEDIRVLVDSHGYLRTRGERPLIGNRWSRFQKTFQLPDNCIVDSIRAKFESNTLTITLPTPLSQSNQTIEVDWKRVQQGSP; translated from the exons ATGGAAAGGGCCAGCAACCGTGCCTACGAGGAGTACGACCCCTCCATGGAGTGGAGCCGCGGCGCCAAGACCGACAGCGTCAAGATCGTACTCCCAG GGTTCAAAAAGGAGGACATACGCGTGCTAGTCGACAGCCACGGCTACCTGCGGACGCGCGGCGAGCGGCCCCTCATCGGCAATCGGTGGAGCCGCTTCCAGAAGACCTTCCAGCTCCCGGACAACTGCATCGTGGACAGCATCCGCGCCAAGTTCGAGAGCAACACGCTCACCATCACGCTCCCCACACCG CTTTCACAGTCAAATCAAACTATTGAAGTTGATTGGAAGAGAGTGCAACAAGGTAGCCCATGA